Proteins encoded in a region of the Melioribacteraceae bacterium genome:
- a CDS encoding fibrobacter succinogenes major paralogous domain-containing protein, with amino-acid sequence MRRTYLSIAVIVFAFLSLYCQKKEVSPAAPQPLIIEESQQVTDYDGNVYKTVKIGNQVWMAENLKSKHYSDGSPIEWFAYNNDTANVPVYGRLYAWAAAMRSASSSNTNPSRVQGAAPSGWHIPSDAEWQVLIDNLGGNSAAGGKLKESGTAHWKDPNTGATNESKLSILPSGWFDFTGEFRKLGEWVFMRTSTSPGSFSVYCRVFKFDLASANRGDLHPNDAIPIRCVKD; translated from the coding sequence ATGCGCAGAACTTATCTATCCATTGCAGTTATTGTGTTTGCGTTTCTAAGTCTCTATTGTCAGAAGAAAGAGGTGTCTCCGGCTGCACCGCAGCCCCTTATTATTGAAGAAAGTCAGCAGGTTACGGATTACGACGGAAATGTTTATAAAACAGTTAAAATCGGGAATCAAGTATGGATGGCTGAAAATCTGAAGAGTAAACATTATAGCGACGGTTCACCTATTGAGTGGTTCGCCTATAATAATGACACAGCCAACGTTCCGGTTTATGGAAGATTATATGCCTGGGCCGCAGCTATGAGGAGTGCGTCAAGTTCAAATACTAATCCAAGCCGGGTTCAGGGCGCTGCGCCATCCGGATGGCATATCCCCAGCGATGCCGAATGGCAGGTATTAATTGATAATCTTGGGGGAAATTCCGCCGCAGGAGGAAAACTCAAAGAGAGCGGTACAGCTCATTGGAAAGATCCGAATACCGGCGCTACTAACGAAAGTAAACTTTCTATTCTTCCCTCCGGCTGGTTCGATTTCACAGGTGAATTCAGAAAACTTGGCGAGTGGGTCTTTATGAGAACTTCAACCTCGCCCGGTTCTTTTTCGGTTTACTGCAGAGTTTTTAAGTTCGATCTCGCCTCTGCAAATAGGGGTGATCTCCACCCAAATGATGCAATTCCAATACGATGCGTGAAAGACTGA
- a CDS encoding helix-turn-helix transcriptional regulator — MDHLTVIALVICVAAGSAAIIHSVSAYRTYPLPELKGFILFIILYNSAMLLSFISQYILKNVSSLADWNTYLAVIVLMGLAGYTIYFTELFLITDVIHRLIKKEVNKFIKYSFGLIVILWILFYSAGTYSFFENGNKRFLLDLFSATNKTVTVIFLCLSIYLLAESKRQVDGKSNPVFKFGILFFSFAFIDTITIFLPGEGGHLISVLNGFYLNLVFLVCLKRFLILYSGDKSNTGIITRSSEEIFNRYNISLREKEVIEMIINGKSNKEIEEQLFISGHTVKNHIYNIFQKTGVKSRSQLIRLFINEGSIK; from the coding sequence GTGGATCATTTAACAGTAATTGCATTGGTAATTTGCGTTGCAGCCGGGTCAGCAGCAATTATACATTCAGTTTCCGCCTACAGGACCTACCCCCTGCCGGAATTAAAAGGATTCATCCTCTTTATTATTCTCTACAATTCCGCAATGCTTTTGAGTTTTATATCTCAATACATATTAAAAAATGTAAGCTCTTTAGCCGACTGGAATACTTATTTGGCTGTAATAGTGCTTATGGGTCTTGCCGGATACACAATCTATTTTACGGAATTATTTTTAATAACAGATGTAATACACCGGCTGATTAAAAAAGAGGTCAATAAATTTATTAAATACTCATTCGGGTTAATTGTAATCCTCTGGATTCTTTTCTACTCAGCCGGCACTTATTCTTTTTTTGAGAACGGGAATAAGAGATTTCTTCTTGATTTGTTTTCGGCGACAAATAAAACAGTTACGGTAATATTTCTTTGTTTATCAATTTATCTTCTTGCGGAATCGAAAAGACAGGTTGACGGGAAAAGCAATCCGGTCTTCAAATTCGGCATTCTCTTTTTCTCTTTTGCATTTATTGATACAATAACAATCTTTCTTCCGGGGGAGGGAGGACATTTAATATCTGTACTGAACGGATTCTACCTGAATCTGGTTTTTCTAGTCTGCCTTAAGCGGTTCCTGATCCTTTATTCCGGCGATAAAAGTAATACGGGAATAATTACAAGGTCATCCGAGGAGATTTTTAATAGATATAATATATCTCTAAGAGAGAAAGAAGTAATTGAGATGATAATAAACGGGAAGAGCAATAAGGAGATTGAAGAACAATTATTTATTTCCGGGCATACGGTAAAAAACCATATCTATAATATTTTCCAGAAGACCGGTGTAAAGAGCAGATCGCAGCTTATAAGGTTATTTATTAATGAGGGTTCAATTAAATAG
- a CDS encoding putative DNA binding domain-containing protein, with protein sequence MTDEELILLLKELTAYPEELTWLEFKKNKGSISNDEIGEYISGISNSATIAGKSFGFLIWGIENETQKWIGTNYYFSKAKQGNQNLELWLKNLLRPKLNFEAFELDYDKRHFVIIRIPAAVGEPTNFKNIPYIRIGNNKTDLRNHTQLLKQIYNSGEDWSSKIIDRATIDDLDYVALKLARQKFIEKHKNTTLEREIISWDNTTFLNKAKLTIDSKITRTALLLLGKPESSHYLLPALTQITWRLETEEKAYQHFEIPFLISTTQVLNRIRNIKYKFFPDNELLATEVNKYETRVILEALHNCIAHQDYSLNQRIIVTEKIDRLVFKNGGNFFEGRPEDYTSGDKTPAKYRNPWLSHAMVNLNMIDTLGYGIYTMYLEQRKRFFPLPDYDLSNPDAVKLTVYGHVIEENYSKLLMQRNDLSLEKIILLDRLQKKYPITEDALTQLKRDGLVEGRKPNYFISSFLASSSEEKVSYIKHKAFDDEHYRKMIIAYLGKFKKGKRKDFEDLLLDKLSDVLTYQQKKDKVKNLLQSLRLSGQISLDGSNWKLK encoded by the coding sequence ATGACCGATGAAGAACTCATATTATTGTTAAAAGAGCTCACTGCATATCCTGAAGAATTAACCTGGCTTGAGTTCAAGAAAAATAAAGGCAGCATTTCGAACGATGAAATTGGAGAATACATTTCCGGAATATCTAACAGTGCGACGATAGCTGGTAAATCATTTGGCTTTCTAATATGGGGTATTGAAAATGAGACTCAAAAATGGATTGGGACAAATTATTATTTTTCTAAGGCTAAACAAGGCAATCAAAACTTAGAACTATGGCTTAAAAATTTATTAAGGCCAAAATTAAACTTTGAGGCGTTTGAATTAGACTATGATAAAAGGCATTTCGTAATTATAAGAATACCAGCCGCTGTTGGAGAGCCGACAAACTTTAAGAACATACCTTATATACGAATTGGCAACAATAAAACTGATTTAAGAAATCATACTCAGTTACTAAAACAAATATATAATTCAGGGGAGGATTGGTCTTCTAAAATAATTGATAGAGCAACTATTGACGATCTTGATTATGTTGCTCTTAAATTAGCAAGGCAAAAATTTATTGAGAAACATAAAAACACCACTTTAGAACGAGAAATAATTTCGTGGGATAATACAACATTTTTGAATAAAGCTAAACTCACAATTGATAGTAAAATTACTAGAACCGCACTGTTGCTTCTTGGTAAACCAGAAAGTTCGCATTATTTGTTGCCAGCACTTACACAAATTACCTGGAGGCTGGAGACAGAAGAAAAGGCATATCAACATTTTGAGATTCCATTTTTGATTTCCACTACTCAAGTACTAAATAGAATTAGGAATATTAAATACAAGTTTTTCCCTGATAATGAGCTATTAGCAACTGAAGTTAATAAATATGAAACAAGAGTAATATTAGAAGCACTTCATAATTGTATCGCTCATCAGGACTATTCATTAAATCAGAGAATAATTGTAACCGAAAAAATTGATCGGCTCGTATTTAAAAATGGGGGTAATTTTTTTGAGGGTAGACCGGAGGATTATACGAGCGGAGATAAAACTCCAGCTAAATATCGAAATCCTTGGCTTTCTCATGCTATGGTAAATCTAAACATGATTGACACTTTAGGTTATGGTATTTACACCATGTATTTGGAACAGCGCAAAAGATTTTTTCCTTTACCTGATTATGATTTATCGAATCCAGACGCAGTTAAGCTCACTGTTTATGGACACGTAATTGAGGAAAATTATTCCAAGCTACTTATGCAAAGAAACGATCTCAGCCTGGAAAAAATTATATTATTAGACAGACTACAAAAAAAATATCCTATTACAGAAGATGCATTAACTCAATTAAAAAGAGATGGACTAGTTGAAGGTCGTAAACCAAACTATTTTATTTCCTCCTTCCTTGCATCATCATCAGAAGAAAAAGTCTCATATATAAAGCATAAAGCTTTCGATGACGAGCATTATCGAAAAATGATAATTGCTTATCTTGGAAAATTCAAAAAGGGAAAAAGAAAAGATTTTGAGGATCTTTTACTTGATAAACTTTCTGATGTTTTGACTTATCAACAAAAAAAGGACAAAGTGAAGAATTTGTTGCAATCATTAAGGCTTTCAGGTCAAATTTCTCTTGATGGTTCAAACTGGAAATTGAAATAG
- a CDS encoding type I restriction-modification enzyme R subunit C-terminal domain-containing protein, with the protein MRITEYLKATDRFNKTIVFCEDIDHADRMRHALVKENPDLVIENSKYVMKITGDDQIGKAELDNFIDPAEKYPVIATTSKLMSTGVDAQTCKLIVLDKRINSLTEFKQIIGRGTRVREDFDKFYFTIIDFRDATRLFYDPKFDGEPVQIYEPKPEEPITPSDGTTPGGGSGIIIPGGETPPRIRTTKYYVNDVPVSIVGERVQYYDKEKGLVTLSLKDFSGDILRKKFRSLDEFLNIWTKADRKEVLIAELVEQGVFIEHLREQVGREMDEFDLICHVAFSAPPLSRKERANNVKKRNYFSKYGEQARKVLEAILEKYSEEGITVVDDARDNSRIVDFLKLPPISQIALPLQIINEFGGKENYLYAIKELENQIYQ; encoded by the coding sequence ATGCGTATAACGGAATATCTTAAAGCAACCGACAGGTTCAATAAAACGATTGTGTTCTGCGAGGATATAGATCACGCTGATAGAATGAGGCACGCACTTGTTAAGGAGAATCCTGATCTTGTAATAGAAAACTCAAAATATGTTATGAAAATTACCGGGGACGACCAGATTGGCAAAGCCGAACTGGATAATTTCATAGACCCTGCCGAAAAGTACCCTGTAATTGCGACAACATCCAAACTAATGAGTACCGGCGTTGATGCGCAGACCTGCAAACTAATTGTGCTTGATAAAAGAATAAACTCCTTAACCGAGTTCAAACAGATCATCGGGAGGGGGACACGAGTAAGAGAGGATTTTGACAAATTCTATTTCACCATAATCGATTTTAGGGACGCTACCAGATTATTTTATGACCCAAAATTCGATGGCGAACCAGTCCAGATTTATGAACCAAAGCCTGAGGAGCCGATTACTCCGTCCGATGGAACAACGCCCGGTGGTGGTTCCGGAATTATAATCCCGGGCGGTGAAACTCCGCCAAGGATTAGAACTACCAAGTATTATGTTAATGATGTTCCGGTTAGCATTGTTGGCGAAAGAGTTCAATATTACGATAAGGAGAAAGGTTTAGTCACTCTCTCATTAAAGGATTTCAGCGGAGACATTTTAAGAAAAAAATTCAGATCCCTCGATGAATTCTTAAATATCTGGACGAAAGCTGACCGTAAGGAAGTATTAATTGCTGAATTAGTTGAACAGGGTGTTTTCATTGAACATTTGAGAGAGCAAGTAGGAAGGGAGATGGATGAGTTCGATTTGATTTGTCATGTCGCATTCAGCGCGCCTCCATTATCCAGAAAAGAAAGAGCTAACAATGTTAAAAAGCGGAATTATTTTTCAAAATATGGCGAGCAGGCAAGAAAGGTCCTGGAAGCCATTCTTGAAAAATACTCTGAAGAAGGAATAACCGTTGTTGATGACGCCAGGGACAACAGCAGAATTGTTGACTTTTTGAAACTTCCCCCAATCTCACAGATCGCTTTGCCTTTGCAGATTATAAATGAGTTTGGCGGTAAAGAAAATTATCTTTATGCAATTAAAGAACTTGAAAACCAGATTTACCAATAG
- a CDS encoding amidohydrolase family protein: MKLIKSILMVFAFVAFQITVLSQNKEGIIAFRNVNLITMTSEKVIANQTVLVNGNKIYKIGGSKEISIPEGSVIIDGTGKYLLPGLADMHIHFGASEWESSDANLYLANGVTTVRDLTQGSTVSSIKKWSEEFNSKKRIGPAIYNAWTIWGFESNIFETIPLIKSNGYNCLKVNSFLSLKDFFDVIKKAREMGIYTLGHIALPVSIDDVISSGLNELSHVEVLPLALVNNNRYDSIPKNERGSEMVKAMFALLEPAYNDKSGRELDKIKNMLGNEIAKFKGKDVTITTTLVCDESVALQYTNLQKIESRPDSKYIPIKFWDDLKNGREKNSFFRGKEWAAQMFYDLVKYSIGEIKRNGIKIVAGTDAGPFFMGIVPGFSLLDELKLIVESGYTPFEALSASTKDASKVIERMTGRDEFGTVEAGKRADLILLQNNPLENIDNIRNPLGVMTAGVWLDKNELARLLDVKKKSIVTVLRDVWKNYGSVDSVIAAYKKLRDGNKYNEYFISANSLTSIGYDLKKLGRNEDALIIFKLNAEEYPYNPNSFDCLGEIYLEMGDRQKAVEYYQQALKKDPSFDSSIKALKELGR, encoded by the coding sequence ATGAAGTTAATTAAATCAATTTTAATGGTGTTTGCATTTGTTGCATTTCAAATCACTGTTCTTTCTCAGAACAAAGAGGGAATAATTGCTTTTAGAAATGTCAACCTCATTACAATGACTTCTGAGAAAGTAATTGCTAACCAAACTGTTCTGGTTAACGGAAATAAAATTTATAAGATTGGCGGCAGCAAAGAAATCTCCATTCCGGAAGGTTCAGTTATTATTGATGGAACCGGAAAGTATTTATTACCTGGTTTGGCAGATATGCACATTCATTTTGGGGCAAGTGAATGGGAAAGCTCTGATGCAAATCTTTATCTGGCAAATGGAGTAACAACTGTCAGGGATCTTACTCAGGGTTCTACCGTAAGCAGTATCAAAAAATGGTCTGAAGAATTTAATTCGAAAAAAAGAATAGGTCCTGCTATTTATAATGCCTGGACAATTTGGGGTTTTGAATCAAATATTTTTGAAACCATACCTCTAATAAAATCTAACGGATATAATTGCTTAAAGGTAAATAGCTTTTTATCGCTAAAAGATTTTTTTGATGTAATTAAAAAAGCAAGAGAAATGGGTATATATACACTTGGACATATTGCGCTGCCTGTTAGCATTGACGATGTTATTTCATCTGGTTTGAATGAGTTATCGCATGTGGAGGTACTTCCTCTAGCGCTGGTGAATAACAATCGTTACGATAGCATTCCTAAGAATGAACGGGGCTCCGAAATGGTTAAGGCAATGTTCGCGTTGTTAGAACCTGCGTATAATGATAAATCGGGAAGAGAGCTTGATAAGATAAAGAATATGCTCGGTAATGAAATTGCCAAATTCAAAGGAAAGGATGTTACTATAACTACAACACTTGTCTGCGATGAATCTGTCGCTCTTCAATATACCAATCTTCAAAAAATTGAATCACGGCCGGACAGCAAGTATATCCCAATTAAATTTTGGGATGATTTGAAAAATGGAAGAGAGAAAAACTCATTTTTCAGAGGGAAAGAATGGGCCGCGCAAATGTTTTATGATCTTGTCAAATATTCTATCGGAGAGATTAAAAGAAACGGAATAAAAATTGTTGCGGGTACAGATGCCGGTCCCTTCTTTATGGGTATTGTTCCCGGCTTTTCATTACTCGATGAATTAAAACTCATTGTAGAATCCGGTTATACCCCTTTTGAAGCATTATCTGCATCTACAAAAGATGCTTCCAAAGTAATTGAAAGGATGACCGGCAGGGATGAGTTTGGAACTGTTGAAGCGGGTAAAAGAGCGGATCTTATTCTGCTTCAAAATAATCCGCTCGAAAATATCGATAACATCCGTAATCCGCTGGGAGTTATGACTGCGGGCGTCTGGCTTGATAAAAATGAGTTGGCACGGCTGCTGGATGTTAAGAAAAAATCTATTGTAACGGTATTAAGGGATGTCTGGAAAAATTATGGCAGTGTCGATTCTGTTATTGCAGCCTATAAAAAATTGCGCGACGGGAATAAATATAATGAATACTTTATAAGCGCAAACTCTTTAACATCTATTGGATATGATCTGAAAAAACTTGGTAGAAATGAAGATGCGTTAATAATATTCAAATTGAACGCAGAGGAATATCCTTACAATCCAAATTCATTTGATTGTCTCGGCGAAATTTATTTGGAGATGGGCGACAGGCAGAAAGCAGTTGAATATTATCAACAGGCTCTTAAGAAGGATCCCTCTTTCGATAGCTCTATTAAAGCACTAAAGGAGTTAGGCAGATAG
- a CDS encoding class I SAM-dependent DNA methyltransferase yields the protein MSNLTTLVKSIQDIMRQDAGVDGDAQRISQLAWMIFLKIFDDKEKEYELADENYESPIPNKLRWRNWAADEEGITGDELLEFINNKLFKSLKDLKVTPDSDPKGFMVKALFEDSYNYMKSGTLIRQVVNKINQVDFNNLKERHIFNEIYEQILKDLQSAGNAGEYYTPRAVTQFMADMINPQLGEVVFDPACGTGGFLTSALENMRKQMKTPEDWQTIQNSIRGVEKKPLPHLLGVTNLILHDIEVPAITHGNSLTRPLRDYTDADRVDIVLTNPPFGGTEEPGIENNFPANYRTRETADLFLLLITQLLKENGRAALVLPDGFLFGEGAKTRIKERLFEKCNLHTIVRLPNGVFNPYTGIRTNLLFFTKGEPTEEVWYYEMQYPPGVKSYNKTKPIHIREFDVVKKWWGKDTKAGRKKREENQFAWKVSAEDIIANNYNLDIKNPNTVEEDHGDPEEILQKYNAVENEIAELREKLKNELKEALS from the coding sequence ATGTCTAACCTAACCACACTCGTTAAATCGATCCAGGATATTATGCGGCAGGATGCCGGTGTTGATGGGGATGCACAGCGTATCTCTCAGCTTGCCTGGATGATCTTCCTTAAAATATTTGATGATAAAGAAAAGGAATATGAATTAGCTGATGAAAACTATGAATCACCAATCCCAAATAAACTTCGTTGGAGAAATTGGGCTGCTGATGAAGAAGGTATCACAGGCGATGAGCTTCTTGAGTTTATCAATAACAAGTTATTCAAATCACTAAAGGATCTTAAAGTTACTCCCGATTCTGACCCAAAAGGTTTTATGGTTAAGGCATTGTTTGAGGATTCATACAACTATATGAAATCCGGAACGCTGATAAGGCAGGTTGTAAACAAAATAAACCAGGTTGATTTTAATAATCTTAAAGAACGGCACATCTTTAATGAGATATACGAGCAGATATTAAAAGATTTGCAAAGTGCGGGTAACGCAGGCGAATATTACACTCCTCGTGCTGTAACTCAGTTTATGGCTGATATGATAAATCCGCAGCTTGGCGAAGTTGTGTTTGATCCTGCCTGCGGAACAGGCGGATTCTTAACTTCTGCTCTTGAGAATATGCGTAAGCAAATGAAAACTCCTGAAGACTGGCAGACAATTCAAAACTCAATAAGAGGAGTTGAGAAAAAACCACTCCCTCACTTGCTGGGAGTTACAAATCTCATTCTGCACGATATTGAAGTTCCTGCAATCACTCACGGAAATTCTCTTACACGTCCTTTAAGAGATTACACCGATGCGGATAGAGTTGATATTGTTCTGACAAACCCTCCTTTTGGAGGAACTGAGGAGCCGGGAATTGAAAATAACTTTCCTGCAAATTACAGGACAAGAGAAACAGCGGATTTATTTCTATTGCTTATCACCCAGTTGTTAAAAGAAAATGGAAGAGCAGCATTAGTATTGCCCGATGGTTTTCTTTTTGGTGAAGGTGCAAAAACAAGAATTAAAGAACGTCTCTTTGAAAAATGTAATCTTCATACAATTGTGCGTTTGCCGAATGGCGTGTTTAATCCCTATACAGGTATAAGAACAAATCTTTTGTTTTTTACTAAAGGAGAACCCACCGAAGAAGTCTGGTATTATGAAATGCAGTATCCTCCCGGAGTAAAAAGCTATAACAAAACCAAACCGATACACATAAGAGAGTTTGATGTTGTTAAAAAATGGTGGGGTAAGGATACCAAAGCAGGAAGAAAGAAAAGAGAAGAAAACCAGTTTGCCTGGAAGGTTAGTGCTGAGGATATAATTGCAAACAACTATAACCTTGATATAAAAAATCCGAATACAGTTGAAGAAGATCACGGCGATCCGGAAGAGATTTTGCAGAAGTATAATGCTGTTGAAAATGAGATAGCTGAATTAAGAGAGAAGTTAAAGAACGAACTTAAGGAAGCATTATCCTGA
- a CDS encoding restriction endonuclease subunit S, producing MNLLFENLEKLIDAPNGIEKARELILQLAVQGKLVRQDPSDEPASELLKKIRKEKEKLIAEGKIKKQNGLSSIDIEEYPFKLPKGWLFERIGNIFFTTSGGTPSRGNFSYWNGDIPWLKSGELEDNMNISKTEEFITEEGLKNSSAKLFEKGSVVIALYGATAGKVGILGIDTTTNQAVCNFYRTSYVLNTYLFYFLKANRSKIIAECFGGAQPNISQDYVKKIIFSLPPLNEQKRIVEKVNSLMTLLAELEEKRERRNQKRIKLNNASLEKLLTSKDDKELKTNWKRIEENFSTLYSVPENVEKLKQAILQLAVQGKLVKQDPNDESASELLKKIKKEKEKLIAEGKIKKQKELPPIKDEEKPFDLSKGWEWVRLGEATNYGISLKAEGYELNDKTWVLELEDIEKITSRILQKVRFSDKKFKSTKNYFQKGDVIYAKLRPYLDKVIVADEDGVCTTEMIPIRGYSDIDPYYLRLVLKSSYFVEYATNSTHGMNLPRLGTDKARMALIPITSLKEQKRIVEKVNELMSLCNALEEKLTKKEAEAERLVGAVVNSIFNN from the coding sequence ATGAATTTACTTTTTGAAAATCTTGAAAAACTGATTGATGCACCAAACGGAATTGAAAAAGCCCGTGAATTGATTTTACAACTTGCAGTTCAAGGAAAACTTGTTAGGCAAGATCCAAGCGATGAACCTGCCTCAGAATTATTAAAGAAGATAAGGAAAGAAAAAGAAAAACTCATTGCTGAAGGTAAGATTAAAAAGCAAAATGGTCTTTCTTCAATTGATATAGAAGAATATCCCTTCAAATTACCTAAAGGATGGTTGTTTGAGAGAATTGGTAATATTTTCTTTACAACAAGTGGAGGAACTCCAAGTCGAGGTAATTTTTCATACTGGAATGGAGATATTCCCTGGTTAAAGTCTGGCGAACTTGAAGATAATATGAATATATCAAAGACAGAAGAGTTCATTACTGAGGAAGGATTAAAAAATTCATCAGCTAAGTTATTTGAAAAAGGAAGTGTAGTTATTGCTCTATATGGAGCAACTGCTGGAAAGGTTGGTATACTGGGAATTGACACCACTACTAACCAAGCAGTTTGTAATTTTTATAGAACTTCTTATGTCCTAAATACATATCTGTTTTATTTTCTAAAAGCCAATCGCTCTAAAATTATTGCTGAATGTTTTGGAGGAGCACAACCGAATATCAGTCAGGATTATGTTAAGAAAATAATCTTTTCACTTCCACCACTCAACGAACAAAAACGCATAGTAGAAAAAGTAAATAGCTTAATGACTCTGCTGGCTGAGCTTGAAGAAAAAAGAGAACGCAGAAACCAGAAAAGAATAAAACTAAACAATGCCTCACTCGAAAAACTACTAACTTCCAAAGATGATAAAGAACTTAAAACAAACTGGAAACGAATAGAAGAAAACTTCAGCACACTTTACTCAGTCCCTGAGAATGTAGAAAAACTAAAGCAGGCAATACTCCAGCTTGCAGTTCAAGGTAAGTTAGTTAAACAAGATCCAAACGATGAATCCGCCTCAGAATTATTAAAGAAGATAAAAAAAGAAAAAGAAAAACTCATTGCTGAAGGCAAAATCAAAAAACAGAAAGAACTTCCTCCAATTAAAGATGAGGAAAAACCATTTGATTTGTCGAAAGGATGGGAGTGGGTAAGGCTTGGTGAAGCAACTAATTATGGCATTAGTTTGAAAGCTGAAGGTTATGAATTAAATGATAAAACTTGGGTGTTAGAACTTGAGGACATTGAGAAAATCACGTCAAGAATTTTACAAAAGGTGAGATTCAGTGATAAAAAGTTTAAGAGCACAAAAAATTATTTTCAAAAAGGCGATGTAATTTATGCCAAACTAAGACCATATCTTGATAAAGTAATTGTAGCTGATGAAGATGGTGTTTGCACTACTGAGATGATACCAATTCGAGGGTATAGTGATATTGATCCTTACTATTTAAGACTTGTATTAAAATCATCCTACTTTGTTGAGTATGCAACAAACTCAACCCACGGAATGAATTTGCCAAGATTAGGCACTGATAAAGCAAGAATGGCTCTGATACCAATTACATCATTGAAAGAACAAAAACGAATCGTAGAAAAAGTAAATGAATTAATGAGTTTGTGTAACGCCCTCGAAGAAAAACTAACTAAAAAGGAAGCAGAAGCAGAGAGGTTGGTTGGTGCGGTGGTGAATAGTATTTTTAATAATTAG
- a CDS encoding T9SS type A sorting domain-containing protein → MKKLKLIMLKFLIAIMSFVICCSDDCYAQPRIGDWTIPCGFGQFVIKVGCNGTCITDIIYTWSNFHCDGITLVSGSIHSIRTGGWTITNNSFTIQTSVNPGTMTINGTFNQNGNEVSGNYSFNVFGTICSGNWGPIASEVEDTNYDIPAYFILSQNYPNPFNTITSIKYALPVESSVRISIYNILGENLITLIDGIQPSGNYKVSWDASKISSGIYFYRIAAIPLNGRNSFTEVKKMILLK, encoded by the coding sequence ATGAAAAAACTAAAACTGATTATGCTTAAATTTTTAATCGCAATTATGTCCTTTGTTATTTGTTGTTCTGATGATTGTTATGCTCAGCCAAGGATCGGTGATTGGACAATCCCGTGCGGATTCGGACAATTCGTAATTAAAGTGGGATGCAATGGAACTTGTATTACCGATATCATCTATACCTGGTCAAATTTTCACTGCGATGGAATTACTTTGGTCTCTGGCTCAATTCATAGCATAAGAACTGGAGGTTGGACCATCACAAATAATTCATTTACTATTCAGACTTCTGTTAATCCCGGTACTATGACAATTAATGGTACTTTTAATCAGAATGGAAATGAGGTATCAGGTAATTATAGTTTTAATGTATTTGGTACAATTTGTTCCGGTAACTGGGGCCCAATTGCATCAGAAGTCGAAGATACCAATTATGATATCCCTGCTTATTTTATCCTGTCTCAAAATTATCCGAATCCTTTTAATACTATTACGTCAATTAAATACGCTTTACCGGTTGAAAGTAGTGTCAGAATTTCTATCTATAATATTTTGGGAGAGAATCTGATAACTTTGATTGACGGAATTCAACCGTCAGGCAACTATAAAGTTAGCTGGGATGCGTCTAAAATATCTTCCGGAATTTATTTTTATAGAATTGCGGCTATACCACTAAACGGCAGGAATTCTTTTACTGAGGTAAAAAAAATGATTTTGCTTAAATAG
- a CDS encoding GIY-YIG nuclease family protein, which translates to MKNQQKLVLQHLENISWKVLEEYPGIIRTMIKGKWGVYALYRKDKLYYVGLANNLMGRLKNHLKDRHHNRWDRFSVYLTIKSSHIKELESLLIRVTNPPGNRLKGKFIKSIGLRSELNSKMIAFDANRRAGLIGGLVEQKWQKTVAKKAGGNRSLAGVFTKRIKLKARYKDVTYFATLRKDGKISHKNRVYESPTMAAKIVTRRKTISGWHFWKYKDAKGKWVRLISLKK; encoded by the coding sequence ATGAAAAACCAACAAAAATTAGTTTTACAGCATTTAGAAAACATTTCCTGGAAAGTTTTAGAAGAATACCCAGGTATTATACGAACTATGATAAAAGGGAAGTGGGGAGTCTATGCACTATACAGAAAAGATAAACTCTATTATGTTGGTCTTGCAAATAATCTTATGGGCAGATTGAAAAACCATCTAAAAGATCGCCACCATAACCGCTGGGACCGCTTTAGTGTTTACTTAACTATAAAATCCTCGCACATCAAAGAATTGGAATCCTTGCTTATTCGCGTAACAAATCCACCGGGTAATAGATTAAAAGGCAAGTTCATAAAATCAATTGGATTGAGATCCGAACTTAATTCAAAAATGATCGCTTTTGATGCAAATAGAAGAGCTGGTTTAATCGGGGGTCTTGTTGAACAAAAATGGCAGAAGACCGTTGCAAAGAAAGCCGGGGGTAATAGATCTCTAGCCGGTGTATTCACAAAGCGTATCAAATTAAAAGCTAGGTATAAAGATGTAACTTATTTTGCCACTCTCCGCAAAGATGGAAAAATCAGTCATAAAAACCGAGTTTACGAATCTCCAACTATGGCAGCAAAAATAGTAACCAGAAGAAAAACAATTAGTGGTTGGCATTTTTGGAAATATAAAGACGCAAAAGGTAAATGGGTAAGATTAATAAGTTTGAAGAAGTAA